The genomic region GATACAGATCATCAATTTCGCAACCGGGAATGAGTCTTCATTACTTTTGCAACCAAGAAATCTGGTAGTTGTTGAGGAGAATTCACATGTACAGATCATCGAAAGACATCAGAGTCTAACAGATCATCCTGTGCTTACGAATTCGGTAACCGAAATTTTCGCAGACCGCAGGGCGATCGTGGATTACTATAAGATTCAGAACGATAATCTTTCAGCTTCGCTTATCGATAATACTTTTATTGAGCAAAAGGATGAAAGCAATGTGTCTGTTCATACTTTTTCTTTCGGTGGGAAACTAACGCGTAATAACCTTAATTTCTATCAAAGAGGTGAGCGTATAGATTCTACCATGAAAGGTGTTACCATCATTGAAGGGAAACAGCATGTAGATCACAATACACTGGTTCATCATATTGAACCTAATTGTGAGAGCCACCAGGATTATAAAGGAATCTATGGTGATAGTTCAACGGGTGTTTTCAACGGAAAAGTTCTTGTTGAGAAAGAAGCTCAAAAGACCAACGCTTATCAGTCTAACAATAATATCCTTGCAGACGATAAAGCGACCATCAACTCTAAGCCACAGCTGGAGATCTTTGCAGATGATGTAGCTTGTAGTCACGGTTGTACTATTGGCCAGTTAGACGAAGATGCATTGTTCTATCTGCAGTCCAGAGGTATTCCAAGAAAGGAAGCCCGTGGATTAATGATGTACGCATTTGCTAATAACGTACTGGAAAGTGTGAAGATTCCTGAAGTGAAGAAAAGGATCAATAAACTGATCGCTTCTAAACTAGAGGTTGAACTGGGATTCCATAACCTATAATATAAATTCAAAAAAACATAAAGGATGAGTCATCAAACTCAGGCTAAGACTTTTGAGGTTGAAAAAATTCGAGAAGATTTTCCAATCCTGAAACGTGAGGTTAATGGCTATCCTTTGGTTTATTTTGATAATGCGGCCACTGCCCAGACCCCTAAACAGGTCATGGATGTGATCGTGGATTACTATTCAAATTACAACGCCAATATTCATAGAGGCGTGCACTCCCTGTCTCAGGAAGCTACAGATAAGTACGAGCAGGCGAGAATCAAGATTCAGAAGCATTTTAATGCTGAAAAAGCTCATGAGATCATTTTCACCTCTGGTACCACTCACGGGATCAATCTTGTGGCGAACGGTTTTTCATCGATTCTGAAAGAAGGCGATGAGATTCTGGTTTCGGCTATGGAGCATCACTCCAATATAGTTCCATGGCAAATGCTATGTGAAAGGACTGGGGCTGTTCTAAAGGTGATTCCTATGGATCTTAATGGTGAACTGGTCTATTCTGAATTTGAAAAGCTTTTAAGTTCCAAAACCAAACTGGTTTTTCTTAATCATGTTTCCAATGCTTTGGGTACGGTAAACCCCATCAAGAATATTATTGATAAGGCTCATGAGAAGGGGGCGGCTGTATTGATCGATGGAGCCCAGGCGGCGCCACACATCAAGGCAGATGTGCAGGAGTTGGATGTAGACTTCTATGTGGTTTCAGCGCATAAAATGTGCGGACCAACCGGAGTTGGTGTCCTTTATGGAAAAGAAGAATGGCTTGAAAAATTACCACCTTACCAGGGTGGTGGCGAAATGATAGCTACGGTTTCTTTTGAAAAGACCACCTATGCTGGATTGCCTCATAAATTCGAAGCTGGGACTCCAAATATTTGCGGAGGTATCGCCTTTGGTGCAGCCATCGATTATATGAATGAGATCGGTTTTGATGCTATCGCTAAATACGAGCATGAACTGCTGGAGTATGCTACTGCAAAACTCAGGGAGATCGAGGGTGTGAAGATCTATGGAGAAGCTCCAGATAAGACTGCTGTAATTTCATTTAATATTGAGGGTTTGCATCCTTATGATATAGGGACTTTGGTAGACAAAATGGGAATTGCAGTAAGAACAGGTCATCATTGTGCGCAACCAATCATGGATTTCTTTAAGATCCCTGGTACAGTTAGAGCTTCCTTTTCATTCTACAATACTTTTCACGAGATAGATCTTTTTATCGACGCGGTGAAAAAAGCAAAAATGATGCTCCAGTAATTTCTTATAGATTTTCCTATATTGCCTTAAATTAAAATTTTATGGCTCCTGAAATCACTATTTTTCTCTGGCAAACCCATTTGATTATTGCATCCATACTGGGCATTTATATTTTATTAATGGTTAGGAGTGGTATATGGCTTAAAATTGCCTGGATTCTGGCCGTAATTGTCGTTCCAATTTTCGGATCTTTGGCTTATCTTGGTTTTGGTAGAAAATCTCTAAAGAACTAGGTCGAAAGAACTTCTACTTTCAGACTATTATTATTTCTAATTCCTTTCCTCTATGAGTGCTTAAAAATCGATTTTCTGGATTTTTGAAAACCCAATTCAATTCTAAAATCGAGGTAAAAGCCAGATTTCTGCCAAATAACTTTAATTAATTCAAAATTTTAACACTCACTCTTAGCCGACGAATAGCCTATATTTATCGGTGAAATACATGTATGAGTTAATAATTGATTGTTTTTACGTTAAGGATAACTTAAATATTTATCTATATTCGGCTCGTATTTTTCAGGAAATATCCTGGAATAGTGTCAAAAATTCTAAACAAAAACCAAACAATTAGAAAGTCGGTAATTCTGTTTTGACCAATACATTTTCGATTACCGAGGAAAACAATTTATTAACTAAATACTTATTCTTAATGAAAAGAATTTATTTGCTGGCTTCGGCCCTGACCCTAATTTTTGCTTCCTGTGAAAAGTCTTCAGAAACAACTGTTGATGAAACTTTAGCAGCAGAACAAGAAACCCTAGCCATTGCTGCAGATCAATGTGGTACCATGGGAGTTCTTGAAGAAAAAATAGCAGAAAATCCTGAATTAGCTGAAAAAATGGCCGCTGTAGAGAAACATACAGAGATGGCTATTGAAAGAGGATTGACCAAACGTTTGGCTGCCGATGGGAAAATAGAAATTCCTGTTGTTTTTCATGTATTGTATAACAGTGACAGTGAGAATATCCCAACTTCTCAGTTGGAGGACCAGATCAGTGCATTAAACGAAGACTTTAACCTAAGCAACCCTGGAAGAAATTCAATTCCAGCTGAA from Gramella sp. MT6 harbors:
- the sufD gene encoding Fe-S cluster assembly protein SufD produces the protein MELKDKLISSFLAFEEGLEPDSGMDLIRNQAIKDFEELGFPNKKDENWKYTSLNSVLKHDYSVFPKKEEAIEYRDIKKYLIHDIDTYDLVFIDGIFSSHLSQTTHDKIDVCLMSSALTKDKYRPVIENYFNKVAPKSGLNSLNTAFSREGAFIHIHKNKLADKPIQIINFATGNESSLLLQPRNLVVVEENSHVQIIERHQSLTDHPVLTNSVTEIFADRRAIVDYYKIQNDNLSASLIDNTFIEQKDESNVSVHTFSFGGKLTRNNLNFYQRGERIDSTMKGVTIIEGKQHVDHNTLVHHIEPNCESHQDYKGIYGDSSTGVFNGKVLVEKEAQKTNAYQSNNNILADDKATINSKPQLEIFADDVACSHGCTIGQLDEDALFYLQSRGIPRKEARGLMMYAFANNVLESVKIPEVKKRINKLIASKLEVELGFHNL
- a CDS encoding cysteine desulfurase — its product is MSHQTQAKTFEVEKIREDFPILKREVNGYPLVYFDNAATAQTPKQVMDVIVDYYSNYNANIHRGVHSLSQEATDKYEQARIKIQKHFNAEKAHEIIFTSGTTHGINLVANGFSSILKEGDEILVSAMEHHSNIVPWQMLCERTGAVLKVIPMDLNGELVYSEFEKLLSSKTKLVFLNHVSNALGTVNPIKNIIDKAHEKGAAVLIDGAQAAPHIKADVQELDVDFYVVSAHKMCGPTGVGVLYGKEEWLEKLPPYQGGGEMIATVSFEKTTYAGLPHKFEAGTPNICGGIAFGAAIDYMNEIGFDAIAKYEHELLEYATAKLREIEGVKIYGEAPDKTAVISFNIEGLHPYDIGTLVDKMGIAVRTGHHCAQPIMDFFKIPGTVRASFSFYNTFHEIDLFIDAVKKAKMMLQ
- a CDS encoding PLDc N-terminal domain-containing protein codes for the protein MAPEITIFLWQTHLIIASILGIYILLMVRSGIWLKIAWILAVIVVPIFGSLAYLGFGRKSLKN